The following coding sequences are from one Solea solea chromosome 11, fSolSol10.1, whole genome shotgun sequence window:
- the tafa5l gene encoding chemokine-like protein TAFA-5, whose protein sequence is MQSGVKTLSAGGGASLCCLLLLWLIYSHLLREGQLAVGTCEIVMLNRDSSVPRRTIARQTARCACRRGQIAGTTRARPACVDARIVRSRQWCEMAPCLEGEVCSLLFNRSGWTCTRGSGRIKTVTPLPKEPS, encoded by the exons ATGCAGTCTGGAGTGAAGACGCTCTCCGCAGGTGGAGGTGCGTCACTCTGCTGcctgctgcttctctggctcATCTACTCCCATCTGCTCAGAGAGG GCCAGTTGGCGGTGGGAACCTGTGAGATTGTGATGCTCAACAGAGACAGCAGCGTTCCCAGGCGGACCATTGCCAGGCAGACAGCTCGCTGCGCCTGCCGGAGAGGCCAGATTGCTGGGACCACAAGGGCAAGGCCGGCTTGTGTAGATG CGAGAATCGTGCGGAGCCGCCAGTGGTGTGAGATGGCTCCCTGCCTGGAGGGGGAGGTCTGCAGCCTCCTCTTCAACCGATCCGGCTGGACCTGCACCAGGGGCAGCGGTCGCATCAAGACCGTCACG CCTTTGCCCAAGGAGCCATCGTAG